Proteins from a genomic interval of Dendropsophus ebraccatus isolate aDenEbr1 chromosome 6, aDenEbr1.pat, whole genome shotgun sequence:
- the LOC138794984 gene encoding G-protein coupled receptor 55-like — MPNSTGIEESVQLFQFIIYIPTFIFGLLFNMFALWMLLFRIRKWMETTTYMAALIIFDSLLLVTLPFKIKAYHVEDMWTLGSGVCRFLESLYFVNMYGSIFISVCICMDRYIAIQFPFYSKLLRSPKKATAVCILVCIFVWGASSGFIFHLRERNKLHCFYGFSAATWMNVKLVIILETIFLLSAVIITFCTAHILLTLKKKSQSNFDYSSRGQEKSSKILLANLPTFLFSFGPFHLSLLLYFLVKNNFISQVYKQDLRIFIQVSLCIANTNCFLDGVCYYCVLKEFVRSNR; from the coding sequence ATGCCTAACTCCACTGGGATTGAAGAGTCAGTTCAGCTGTTCCAGTTTATCATTTACATCCCAACGTTCATCTTTGGCCTTCTCTTTAACATGTTCGCTCTCTGGATGCTTCTCTTCAGGATTCGGAAGTGGATGGAAACCACAACATATATGGCAGCTTTAATAATCTTTGATTCCTTGCTGCTAGTTACCCTcccttttaaaataaaagcatatCATGTTGAGGATATGTGGACACTAGGATCTGGTGTCTGCAGATTCCTGGAGAGCCTTTACTTTGTTAATATGTATGGTAGCATCTTCATATCCGTATGTATTTGCATGGACCGTTACATTGCAATACAATTCCCATTCTATTCTAAGTTATTGAGGTCTCCAAAGAAGGCAACTGCAGTCTGCATCTTGGTCTGCATTTTTGTGTGGGGGGCATCTAGTGGTTTCATTTTTCATCTTCGGGAGAGAAATAAATtgcattgtttctatgggttttcaGCTGCAACTTGGATGAACGTTAAATTGGTTATTATCCTTGAAACTATTTTTCTCCTCAGTGCCGTCATCATCACATTTTGTACGGCACACATACTTCTTACACTTAAGAAGAAAAGCCAAAGTAACTTTGATTATTCTTCCAGAGGTCAAGAGAAGTCAAGCAAGATCCTTTTGGCCAACTTACCGACCTTCCTTTTCTCATTTGGACCTTTTCATTTGTCTCTGTTATTGTATTTCTTAGTAAAAAACAACTTCATATCACAAGTTTATAAACAGGATTTGCGCATCTTCATCCAAGTCAGTCTTTGCATCGCTAACACTAACTGTTTTTTGGATGGTGTATGTTATTACTGCGTTCTCAAAGAGTTTGTAAGGTCAAATAGGTAA